The following are from one region of the Quercus robur chromosome 1, dhQueRobu3.1, whole genome shotgun sequence genome:
- the LOC126719275 gene encoding uncharacterized protein LOC126719275 → MASLPLKLVSPLSLLLLLLTLFSQTHLSFSLRLSKLSLNNLLSTITATETTADVHDLLPHYGLPKGLIPNNVDSFTLSDDGTFTLQLSSPCYVQFDQLVYYDKKISGKLSYGSVSSVSGIQAKKLFLWVSVTGIQADKDSDMIEFYVGSLSEKLPAKQFEDVPVCKTKACTGTTSATNSESI, encoded by the coding sequence ATGGCTTCTCTTCCTCTCAAACTCGTCTCTCCACTCTCTCTCCTCCTACTCCTCCTCACCCTTTTCTCACAAAcccatctctctttctccctcagaCTCTCAAAACTCAGTCTCAACAACCTTCTATCCACCATCACAGCCACAGAAACAACCGCAGACGTCCATGACCTCCTCCCTCACTATGGCCTCCCAAAGGGTCTCATCCCAAACAACGTCGACTCCTTCACTCTCTCTGATGATGGAACTTTCACTCTCCAGCTCTCTAGCCCATGTTACGTCCAGTTTGACCAGTTGGTTTACTATGACAAGAAAATCTCTGGAAAGCTCAGCTATGGCTCAGTGTCCAGTGTTTCTGGGATTCAAGCCAAAAAGTTGTTCCTTTGGGTCTCCGTCACTGGAATTCAGGCTGACAAGGATTCTGATATGATTGAGTTCTATGTTGGTTCTTTGTCCGAGAAACTGCCAGCTAAGCAGTTTGAGGATGTTCCTGTTTGTAAGACCAAGGCTTGTACTGGTACTACTTCAGCCACCAACTCTGAGTCAATCTAA
- the LOC126719295 gene encoding DEAD-box ATP-dependent RNA helicase 37-like: protein MSTRTSWADLAANSAAENVTAGSSSANNGPVGTASAPPSRSTYVPPHLRNRPAVSDAPAPAYSGPVSNNDRAGYGGSRWSGGPRNDSGRSGYSGGGGRGGWGGGRSGGWDRGREREVNPFADDDVTTEEAFIEQENSGINFDAYEDIPVETSGDNVPPPVNTFAEIDLGDALNQNIRRCKYVKPTPVQRHAIPISLGGRDLMACAQTGSGKTAAFCFPIISGIMRGESVQRPPRGARTVYPLALILSPTRELSMQIHEEARKFSYQTGVKVVVAYGGAPIHQQLRELERGVDILVATPGRLVDLLERARVSLQMIRYLALDEADRMLDMGFEPQIRKIVEQMDMPPPGERQTMLFSATFPKEIQRLASDFLANYIFLAVGRVGSSTDLIVQRVEFVHESDKRSHLMDLLHAQRANGTQGKQALTLVFVETKKGADSLEHWLCMNGFPATTIHGDRTQQEREQALRSFKSGNTPILVATDVAARGLDIPHVAHVVNFDLPNDIDDYVHRIGRTGRAGKTGLATAFFNENNSSMARSLSELMQESNQEVPAWLSRYAARSSFGGGRNRRSGGRFGGRDFRREGAFNRGGSDYYSGGNSSGGYGASSGGYGGGYGASSGVTSAWD from the exons ATGAGTACGAGAACTTCATGGGCGGATTTGGCTGCGAACTCTGCAGCTGAGAATGTAACTGCTGGGTCTTCTTCTGCTAACAATGGGCCTGTAGGTACGGCGTCAGCTCCTCCATCCCGGAGCACCTATGTCCCTCCACATCTTCGAAATCGCCCAGCTGTTTCTGATGCACCTGCTCCTGCTTATAGTGGGCCTGTTTCAAATAATGATCGAGCTGGGTATGGTGGCTCACGGTGGAGTGGTGGTCCTAGAAATGATTCTGGTCGATCTGGGtatagtggtggtggtggccgTGGTGGATGGGGGGGTGGCAGAAGTGGTGGTTGGGACCGTGGGAGAGAGAGGGAAGTGAACCCCTTTGCAGATGATGATGTTACTACAGAGGAGGCATTTATTGAGCAAGAGAATAGCGGTATTAACTTTGATGCATATGAGGATATTCCGGTGGAGACAAGTGGCGATAATGTGCCACCACCTGTGAATACATTTGCGGAGATCGATTTGGGTGATGCCCTGAATCAGAATATTCGGAGGTGCAAGTATGTGAAGCCAACTCCTGTGCAGCGGCATGCCATCCCCATCTCACTTGGAGGACGGGACTTAATGGCTTGTGCCCAGACCGGTTCTGGCAAGACAGCTGCATTCTGTTTCCCAATTATCAGTGGAATTATGAGGGGTGAGAGTGTACAGAGACCACCCCGTGGGGCACGTACAGTGTACCCGCTTGCTCTTATTCTCTCTCCAACTAGGGAGCTTTCAATGCAA ataCACGAGGAAGCTAGGAAATTTTCATATCAGACCGGTGTTAAGGTGGTCGTTGCTTATGGAGGAGCACCAATTCACCAACAg CTGCGGGAGCTGGAGAGAGGTGTTGATATTCTTGTTGCAACTCCTGGAAGATTGGTAGATTTACTGGAGAGGGCTAGAGTTTCATTACAGATGATCAGATATTTAGCTCTAGATGAGGCAGATCGAATGCTGGATATGGGTTTTGAACCTCAAATAAGGAAAATTGTGGAACAAATGGACATGCCTCCACCTGGTGAAAGGCAGACCATGCTGTTCAGTGCCACTTTCCCAAAAGAGATACAG AGATTGGCCTCTGATTTTCTTgcaaattacatatttttggCTGTTGGAAGAGTGGGCTCGAGTACTGATTTGATTGTTCAAAGAGTTGAATTTGTTCATGAATCTGACAAAAGAAGTCACCTCATGGACCTTCTTCATGCACAGAGGGCGAATGGTACACAGGGAAAG CAAGCTCTGACATTAGTATTTGTGGAGACTAAGAAGGGAGCTGATTCACTGGAACATTGGCTGTGTATGAATGGTTTTCCTGCAACTACTATTCATGGTGATAGAACACAACAG GAAAGGGAACAGGCATTGAGGTCTTTTAAAAGTGGGAACACCCCAATTTTGGTTGCAACTGATGTGGCCGCACGTGGTCTTGATATTCCCCATGTTGCCCATGTAGTCAACTTTGATCTACCAAACGACATTGATGATTATGTCCACCGGATTGGTCGGACAGGGCGAGCTGGGAAAACGGGATTAGCTACTGCCTTCTTCAATGAGAACAATTCATCGATGGCACGGTCTTTATCTGAGCTAATGCAAGAATCAAATCAAGAAGTGCCTGCTTGGCTGTCACGGTATGCAGCTCGATCTTCCTTTGGTGGAGGGAGGAACCGTCGTTCTGGTGGTAGATTTGGTGGACGTGATTTTAGGAGGGAAGGCGCTTTCAATAGGGGTGGTTCTGATTATTATAGTGGAGGCAACAGCAGTGGTGGATATGGAGCTTCATCTGGTGGGTATGGTGGAGGATATGGAGCTTCTTCTGGGGTGACCAGCGCTTGGGACTAA
- the LOC126719286 gene encoding F-box/kelch-repeat protein At1g55270, whose amino-acid sequence MEQSSNAQRVIRVQAPLVDSVSCYCKVDSGLKTVAGARKFVPGSKICIQPDINPNAHKSKNSRRERTRVQPPLLPGLPDDLAIACLIRVPRVEHRKLRLVCKRWYRLLAGNYFYSLRKSLGMAEEWVYVIKRDRDGRISWHAFDPTYQLWQPLPPVPGEYSEALGFGCAVLSGCHLYLFGGKDPTKGSMRRVIFYSARTNKWHRAPDMLRKRHFFGSCVINNCLYVAGGECEGIQRTLRSAEVYEPNRNRWSFISDMSTAMVPFIGVVHNGMWFLKGLGSHREVMSEAYSLETNTWTPINNGMVSGWRNPSISLNGQLYALDCRDGCKLRVYDRTTDSWNKFIDSKLHLGSSRALEAAALVPLNGKLCIIRNNMSISIVDVSSPDKHVESNPRLWENIPGKGHFRTLVTNLWSSIAGRSGLKSHIVHCQVLQA is encoded by the exons ATGGAACAATCTTCGAATGCTCAAAGGGTCATCAGAGTTCAAGCTCCACTG gtCGATTCTGTCTCATGCTATTGCAAAGTAGATTCAGGCTTAAAAACAGTTGCAGGAGCGAGAAAATTTGTCCCTGGATCGAAGATTTGCATTCAGCCTGATATCAATCCTAATGCACACAAGAGCAAAAACTCACGTCGAGAAAGGACCCGAGTGCAGCCACCCCTCCTTCCTGGTCTTCCTGATGATCTTGCTATTGCTTGCCTGATCCGAGTCCCTCGTGTTGAACATAGAAAGCTCCGTCTAGTTTGCAAGAGATGGTACCGTCTTCTAGCTGGAAACTACTTTTATTCTCTTAGGAAAAGTCTCGGAATGGCAGAAGAATGGGTTTATGTCATCAAAAGAGACCGTGATGGAAGGATTTCTTGGCATGCTTTTGATCCCACCTACCAGCTATGGCAGCCACTTCCACCTGTCCCGGGGGAATATTCTGAAGCACTGGGTTTTGGCTGTGCCGTCCTTAGTGGTTGCCACCTTTACTTATTTGGAGGAAAAGATCCAACTAAGGGATCTATGAGACGGGTCATTTTCTACAGTGCCAGGACAAATAAATGGCATAGGGCACCAGACATGCTTCGAAAACGTCATTTCTTTGGTTCTTGTGTCATAAATAACTGCCTTTATGTGGCTGGTGGGGAATGTGAAGGAATTCAAAGGACTCTCCGATCTGCTGAAGTGTATGAACCTAACAGGAATAGGTGGAGCTTTATTTCAGATATGAGCACAGCTATGGTGCCATTTATTGGAGTTGTTCACAATGGAATGTGGTTTCTAAAAGGACTTGGGTCCCATCGTGAGGTCATGAGCGAAGCCTATTCTCTTGAAACTAATACCTGGACTCCAATTAATAATGGGATGGTCTCAGGTTGGCGCAACCCTAGTATCTCCTTAAATGGACAGCTCTATGCCTTGGATTGCCGGGATGGATGCAAGCTAAGAGTTTATGATAGAACCACAGATTCATGGAACAAATTTATAGATAGCAAGCTCCATCTAGGGAGTTCTCGTGCTTTGGAGGCTGCTGCTCTTGTTCCCCTTAATGGGAAGCTTTGCATCATCCGTAACAACATGAGCATCAGCATAGTTGATGTTTCGAGTCCAGATAAACATGTGGAGAGCAACCCTCGCCTTTGGGAAAACATACCCGGGAAAGGTCATTTCAGGACTCTCGTCACAAATTTGTGGTCTAGTATAGCTGGCCGAAGTGGTTTGAAGAGTCATATTGTGCACTGCCAGGTGCTTCAAGCATGA